From one Planktothrix agardhii NIES-204 genomic stretch:
- a CDS encoding ribonucleoside-diphosphate reductase beta chain, with product MYQYMIETIIPSDRRTFVYEFWKTDSVLRDRCEFIAGIYQQYMDNPTLENYFISLLADYMLEGIYFYNGFIYFYNLASRMLMPGSADIFKMINR from the coding sequence ATGTATCAATACATGATTGAAACGATTATTCCATCCGATCGGAGAACCTTTGTTTATGAGTTTTGGAAAACCGATAGTGTCTTACGCGATCGCTGTGAATTCATTGCCGGGATTTATCAACAATATATGGATAATCCCACCCTGGAAAATTACTTTATTTCCCTATTAGCAGACTATATGTTAGAAGGGATTTACTTCTATAATGGGTTTATCTACTTCTACAATTTAGCTTCCCGAATGTTGATGCCGGGATCTGCTGATATTTTCAAAATGATTAACCGTTAA
- a CDS encoding RNA-directed DNA polymerase, translating into MSKTLNKNQTVEWNEINWRKAERLTFKLQKRIFQASERGDVKAVRKLQKTLINSWSAKCIAVRRVTQDNQGKNTAGVDGVKSLTPKQRMSLIGRLKLTGKVKPTRRVNIPKPGTTETRPLGIPTINDRALQALVKLALEPEWEALFEPNSYGFRPGRSCHDAIEAIFTSISKKAKYVLDADISKCFDRINHKALLSKIHTYPTLSRLIKRWLKAGYCDGKELFPTYSGTPQGGIISPLLANIALHGMEERVMQYAETLKGSKVANRSELSLIRYADDFVIIHKDINVVKKCQEIIANWLSDMGLELKPSKTKLTHTLDKIDGNIGFDFLGFHIQQHRVGNYRGAYSSYGIPLGFKTLITPSKVKIKTHLAKIAEVIDTHKNAPQAALINKLNPIIRGWSNYYSTKVSKDTFSRVDHLTYDKLRAWAKTRGKGNINKDKYWKTVGDKNWCFSTEDGIELIKHASTPIIRHTKVKGEASPFDGNWIYWSKRQGEYPETPNRVSKLIKKQKGICPHCGLYFSSTDIVEVDHIKPTSLSGKDIYDNLQLLHKHCHDIKTAHDGSLTKSKQLPIIENYDKNPF; encoded by the coding sequence ATGTCTAAAACGCTGAATAAAAATCAGACGGTGGAATGGAACGAAATCAATTGGCGTAAAGCCGAGAGATTGACGTTCAAGTTGCAAAAGCGCATATTTCAAGCGAGTGAACGAGGCGATGTTAAAGCAGTTCGCAAACTTCAAAAGACCCTGATTAATTCCTGGTCAGCTAAATGTATTGCAGTCAGAAGGGTAACACAAGATAATCAAGGAAAAAATACGGCGGGTGTAGATGGTGTTAAGTCACTAACACCAAAGCAACGTATGAGCCTTATAGGACGATTAAAGTTAACAGGTAAGGTAAAACCTACTCGCAGAGTTAATATTCCCAAACCCGGCACAACTGAAACTCGTCCGTTAGGAATACCCACAATCAACGATCGTGCATTGCAAGCGTTAGTCAAACTAGCGTTAGAACCAGAATGGGAGGCGCTCTTTGAGCCAAACAGTTATGGTTTCAGACCAGGACGTTCCTGTCACGATGCGATTGAAGCAATATTTACCAGTATCAGCAAAAAAGCCAAATATGTTCTTGATGCTGATATATCAAAATGCTTTGACCGCATAAACCACAAAGCGTTACTCTCCAAAATACACACATACCCCACTTTAAGCCGATTAATTAAAAGATGGCTCAAAGCAGGGTACTGTGACGGAAAAGAACTTTTTCCTACATACTCAGGTACACCACAAGGAGGGATAATTTCACCCTTACTTGCAAATATTGCCCTACATGGTATGGAAGAAAGAGTTATGCAATATGCAGAAACTCTAAAAGGGAGTAAAGTAGCAAACCGCTCTGAACTTAGCCTAATCCGCTATGCTGATGACTTTGTAATAATCCACAAGGATATAAACGTTGTCAAAAAATGTCAAGAGATAATAGCTAACTGGTTAAGTGACATGGGATTGGAATTAAAACCAAGTAAGACAAAATTAACCCACACCCTCGATAAAATTGATGGAAATATTGGGTTTGATTTCTTAGGATTCCATATACAACAACACAGAGTAGGAAACTACAGAGGTGCTTATAGTTCATATGGAATACCACTAGGTTTTAAAACATTAATCACACCCTCTAAAGTCAAAATAAAAACACATCTTGCCAAAATAGCTGAAGTAATAGACACCCATAAAAATGCACCTCAAGCGGCTTTAATTAACAAGCTAAATCCAATTATCAGAGGTTGGTCAAACTATTACTCAACTAAAGTTAGCAAGGACACTTTCTCAAGAGTTGACCATCTAACTTATGACAAGCTAAGAGCTTGGGCAAAAACGAGGGGAAAAGGGAACATCAACAAAGACAAATACTGGAAAACAGTAGGCGACAAAAATTGGTGTTTCAGTACAGAAGATGGAATAGAACTAATCAAACACGCCAGTACGCCAATCATCAGGCATACAAAGGTTAAAGGTGAAGCTAGTCCATTTGACGGTAACTGGATTTATTGGAGTAAACGACAAGGCGAATATCCTGAAACTCCTAACAGAGTTTCTAAATTAATCAAAAAACAAAAGGGTATTTGTCCCCACTGTGGTTTGTATTTTTCAAGTACAGACATTGTAGAAGTTGACCACATCAAACCAACATCATTAAGTGGTAAAGACATCTATGATAATTTACAACTTCTACACAAACATTGCCACGACATAAAAACGGCTCATGATGGTTCTTTAACGAAAAGTAAGCAATTACCAATAATTGAGAATTATGACAAGAATCCGTTTTGA
- a CDS encoding ribonucleoside-diphosphate reductase beta chain, fragment: MTLDFASSPPLDKNGRRKPLTMPINPIFNPNGNDDINHRSIWFGETTNLMQLNDVRYSWAVGLYKQMRENFWVN; this comes from the coding sequence ATGACCTTAGACTTTGCTTCATCCCCACCCCTGGACAAAAATGGGCGTAGAAAGCCCTTAACTATGCCCATAAATCCGATTTTCAATCCGAATGGAAATGATGATATTAATCATCGTTCTATTTGGTTTGGGGAAACCACAAATTTAATGCAATTAAATGATGTGCGTTATTCCTGGGCGGTGGGTTTGTATAAACAAATGCGCGAGAATTTCTGGGTTAATTAG
- a CDS encoding ribonucleoside-diphosphate reductase alpha chain, giving the protein MQSTSPSLTITPNKNIKVIKRDGSLAPLDVSKIREVVNWACEGMEANPITLEAGLTTRLRHGVTTREIQDNLINCALELCSPSDPNWRYVAGRLQIWSLWKDTLVRRGYEYGDYCRTVHNKVEQGQYDVRILTYTAEELQEAGSWINPEWDKDYDYAGAVLLNKRYLLTDELPQEALLTCALLLAIVEKPENRLFWARKFYQAIAQRKVSLATPILANLRIPHGSLSSCFITAMDDNLESIFDTIKDAARISKNGGGVGTNVSRVRSTGSWVMGKQNTSGGVIPWIKLLNDTAIAVNQGGRRAGAITVSLDVWHLDVPEFLEMQTENGDQRRKAYDIFPQLVIPDEFMRRVISREDWTLVDPYEVREKLGIELATTWGESFESVYQKIEANLDTEITLYKKVNARDLFKLIMRSQVETGMPYLWFKDTSNRANPNQHEGYIPGGNLCQESWSNVKPGEEAHTCNLDSLNLANIEREELPEVCEIAVRMLDNTIEITNTPFEASKNHNQKYRTIGVGAMGLADWLAKNRLTYNHLNEISHLFEDIGFYCTKTSMELAKERGYYPAFKGSAWSQGKLIGAKPVEWFLQHAAQKERWQQLSLDIQQYGIRNSHITAIAPNTSSSLVQGCTASILPCYSRFFYDKWAKGTVPIAPPFLQDHFWFYPENKSLNQQIVVKAVATVQKWIDTGISMELMFNLNEGVYFPDEPDRAIKAKDIFDTLILAWQEGCKAVYYVRTVQRDSFKEADDGCVACAN; this is encoded by the coding sequence ATGCAATCAACATCACCATCCCTTACTATCACCCCTAATAAAAATATTAAAGTCATTAAACGAGATGGTAGTCTGGCCCCATTAGATGTCTCTAAAATTCGAGAAGTCGTTAACTGGGCTTGTGAGGGAATGGAGGCGAATCCGATTACCCTAGAAGCGGGACTAACCACCCGACTGCGGCATGGTGTGACTACCCGAGAAATTCAGGATAATTTAATTAATTGCGCCTTAGAGTTATGCAGTCCCTCCGACCCAAACTGGCGTTATGTGGCGGGAAGACTACAGATTTGGAGTTTATGGAAAGATACCTTAGTCCGTCGGGGCTATGAATACGGCGACTATTGCAGAACGGTTCATAATAAAGTGGAACAGGGACAATATGACGTTCGGATTCTGACTTACACCGCCGAAGAACTTCAAGAGGCCGGAAGTTGGATTAATCCCGAATGGGACAAAGATTATGATTATGCTGGGGCAGTTTTGTTAAATAAACGCTATTTATTAACAGATGAATTACCCCAAGAAGCTCTATTAACCTGTGCGTTGCTATTAGCAATTGTAGAAAAACCAGAAAATCGGTTATTCTGGGCGAGAAAGTTTTATCAAGCGATCGCTCAACGTAAAGTTTCCTTAGCTACCCCAATTTTAGCAAATTTAAGGATTCCTCACGGCTCCCTGAGTAGCTGTTTTATTACGGCAATGGATGATAATTTGGAAAGCATTTTTGACACGATTAAAGATGCCGCCAGAATTTCTAAAAATGGCGGCGGTGTGGGCACAAATGTTAGCCGAGTGCGGTCAACTGGCAGTTGGGTGATGGGAAAACAAAACACCTCGGGGGGTGTGATTCCTTGGATTAAATTATTAAACGATACGGCGATCGCGGTAAATCAAGGTGGACGTCGGGCGGGGGCGATTACGGTGAGTTTAGATGTCTGGCATTTAGATGTTCCTGAATTTCTGGAAATGCAGACAGAAAATGGCGATCAACGTCGCAAAGCTTATGATATTTTCCCTCAATTAGTGATTCCTGATGAGTTCATGCGTCGGGTGATCAGTCGAGAAGATTGGACACTGGTTGACCCCTATGAAGTTAGGGAAAAACTGGGCATTGAATTAGCCACAACTTGGGGGGAATCCTTTGAAAGTGTATATCAAAAAATAGAAGCAAACTTAGATACGGAAATCACCCTTTATAAAAAGGTTAATGCTCGGGATTTATTTAAGTTAATCATGCGTTCCCAAGTAGAAACCGGAATGCCCTATTTATGGTTCAAAGATACCTCAAATCGGGCTAATCCTAATCAACATGAAGGCTATATTCCGGGGGGGAATTTGTGCCAAGAAAGTTGGTCGAATGTTAAACCCGGAGAAGAAGCCCACACTTGCAACTTGGATTCTTTAAATTTAGCTAATATTGAACGAGAAGAACTGCCAGAAGTCTGTGAAATTGCGGTGCGAATGTTAGATAATACCATTGAAATTACTAACACGCCCTTTGAAGCTAGTAAAAACCATAACCAAAAATATCGAACAATTGGGGTAGGGGCGATGGGATTAGCGGATTGGTTAGCCAAAAATCGCTTAACTTATAACCATTTAAACGAAATTAGTCATCTGTTTGAAGATATCGGTTTCTATTGTACTAAAACCTCAATGGAACTGGCAAAAGAACGGGGTTATTACCCAGCATTTAAAGGCAGTGCTTGGAGTCAAGGAAAGTTAATTGGGGCGAAACCCGTAGAGTGGTTTTTGCAACACGCGGCGCAGAAAGAACGTTGGCAACAATTGAGTTTAGATATTCAACAATATGGGATTCGTAATTCTCATATTACTGCGATCGCTCCTAACACATCCTCTTCTTTGGTGCAAGGATGTACCGCTAGTATTTTGCCCTGTTATAGTCGTTTTTTCTATGACAAATGGGCGAAGGGAACAGTTCCAATTGCTCCACCGTTTCTTCAGGATCATTTTTGGTTTTACCCGGAAAATAAAAGCCTAAATCAACAAATTGTTGTTAAGGCGGTGGCGACGGTTCAAAAGTGGATTGATACCGGAATTTCCATGGAATTAATGTTTAATTTGAATGAGGGAGTTTACTTTCCTGATGAACCCGATCGCGCTATCAAAGCTAAGGATATTTTTGATACCTTAATCTTAGCTTGGCAAGAAGGCTGTAAAGCGGTTTATTATGTCAGAACCGTGCAGCGTGATAGTTTCAAAGAAGCTGATGATGGTTGCGTTGCTTGTGCTAATTAA
- the hisD gene encoding histidinol dehydrogenase encodes MLRIITQWVEAQAELRRISDRTHDDAMTHKEATVREVLQTVRRQGDKALLHYTEEFDQKILTLDELRVSGSELDAAYQQVSKELLDAIQFARQQIEAFHRQRTPKSWVQFGEDDVVLGKRFTPVDRAGLYIPGGKASYPSTVLMNAVPAQVAKVPRIVMVTPPGPDSKVNPAVLVAAQEAGVHEIYRVGGAQAVAALAYGTETIPKVDVITGPGNIYVTLAKKLVYGTVGIDSLAGPSEVLIIADSTANPVHIAADLLAQAEHDTMAAAILLTTDSALARQVVAEVERQLVNHPRRTLTEKAIAHYGVVVVVDSLEAAAELSNEFAPEHLELEVAEPWDLLEKIRHAGAIFLGCSTPEAVGDYLAGPNHTLPTSGAARYASALGVETFMKHSSLIQYSPTALQKVAGLIQVLTDAEGLPSHGDSVRLRTQP; translated from the coding sequence ATGCTGCGAATTATTACTCAGTGGGTTGAAGCACAAGCTGAATTACGACGGATCTCTGACCGTACCCATGATGACGCGATGACCCATAAAGAAGCAACCGTGCGAGAAGTCTTGCAAACGGTTCGGCGTCAAGGGGATAAGGCTCTTTTGCACTATACGGAAGAATTCGATCAAAAAATATTAACATTAGATGAGTTGCGGGTGAGTGGTTCGGAGTTGGACGCAGCTTACCAGCAAGTCTCGAAGGAATTGTTGGATGCGATCCAATTTGCTCGCCAACAAATTGAAGCCTTTCACCGCCAGCGCACTCCTAAGTCCTGGGTGCAGTTTGGGGAGGATGATGTGGTTCTGGGGAAACGGTTTACCCCCGTTGACCGGGCTGGATTGTATATACCTGGGGGGAAAGCGTCGTACCCCAGTACGGTTTTGATGAATGCAGTTCCGGCTCAGGTAGCCAAGGTTCCCCGGATTGTGATGGTGACTCCCCCAGGGCCAGACTCTAAGGTAAACCCAGCCGTGTTAGTGGCGGCTCAAGAGGCAGGAGTCCATGAAATTTATCGGGTGGGTGGGGCACAGGCCGTGGCGGCTTTAGCCTATGGCACGGAAACGATCCCGAAGGTGGATGTGATTACCGGCCCGGGCAATATTTATGTGACCTTGGCGAAAAAGTTGGTTTATGGGACGGTGGGCATTGATTCCCTGGCGGGGCCATCGGAGGTTCTAATTATTGCGGATAGTACGGCGAATCCGGTTCATATCGCGGCGGATTTATTGGCCCAGGCGGAACATGACACCATGGCTGCGGCAATTTTATTAACAACGGATTCGGCTTTAGCCCGACAGGTGGTGGCGGAGGTAGAACGGCAGTTGGTGAATCATCCCCGACGGACGTTGACGGAAAAGGCGATCGCCCATTATGGTGTGGTGGTAGTGGTGGATTCCTTGGAGGCCGCAGCCGAGTTATCTAATGAATTTGCCCCAGAACACTTAGAACTAGAGGTAGCCGAACCCTGGGATTTACTAGAAAAAATTCGCCATGCCGGGGCAATCTTTTTGGGTTGTTCGACCCCGGAGGCGGTTGGGGATTATTTGGCTGGCCCTAACCATACCTTACCCACATCGGGGGCAGCCCGTTATGCCTCGGCCTTGGGGGTGGAAACGTTTATGAAACATTCAAGTTTAATTCAGTATTCGCCAACGGCTTTACAGAAAGTTGCCGGATTGATTCAGGTGTTGACTGATGCGGAGGGTTTACCCTCCCATGGTGACTCGGTACGACTCAGAACTCAACCTTAA
- the rpsT gene encoding 30S ribosomal protein S20 encodes MANIKSAVKRVEIAERNRLRNKSYKSAVKTLMKKCLTSVDKFGTDPTTDNLTTVNQQMSDAFSKIDKAVKKGVLHPNNGARKKSRLARALKRHQTVAA; translated from the coding sequence ATGGCTAATATAAAATCTGCTGTCAAACGAGTCGAAATCGCAGAGCGCAATCGCCTGCGTAACAAATCTTACAAGTCAGCCGTCAAGACTTTAATGAAAAAATGCCTCACCTCTGTTGATAAATTTGGGACTGACCCCACAACCGATAATCTCACTACCGTAAATCAACAAATGTCGGATGCCTTTAGTAAAATCGACAAGGCTGTAAAAAAGGGTGTCCTGCATCCTAACAATGGCGCTCGTAAAAAATCTCGCCTGGCGAGAGCCTTAAAGCGCCACCAAACCGTTGCGGCCTAG
- a CDS encoding hydrolase, TatD family: MQLIDTHVHINFKALASDLDAIRQRWQEAGVVRLVHSCVHPGEFQEIQEIANQVPELSFAVGLHPLDAKLWNSTSAQTITQLAQSDDRVVAIGEMGLDFYKADNRDQQIQVFTQQLEIAYSLKKPVIIHCREAAETMIPLLKQFWQQQGQVSGVMHCWGGTPEEQQEFLKLGLYISFSGTVTFKNAIAIQECARLVPSDRILIETDCPFLAPVPQRGKRNEPAFVRHVAETVARVRDISLETLSQQTTNNACQLFQLSVIS, from the coding sequence ATGCAACTGATCGATACCCACGTCCATATTAACTTCAAAGCATTGGCATCCGATTTAGATGCAATTCGGCAGAGATGGCAGGAGGCGGGAGTAGTCCGTTTGGTGCATTCCTGTGTTCACCCTGGAGAATTTCAGGAAATACAGGAAATTGCTAATCAAGTCCCCGAACTAAGCTTTGCTGTTGGGTTGCATCCCTTGGATGCTAAACTCTGGAATTCAACCTCGGCCCAAACCATTACCCAACTCGCCCAATCCGATGATAGAGTCGTTGCGATTGGAGAAATGGGACTCGATTTCTATAAAGCCGATAACCGAGATCAACAAATCCAGGTCTTCACCCAACAGCTAGAGATTGCTTATAGTTTGAAGAAACCTGTGATTATCCATTGTCGGGAGGCAGCAGAAACCATGATTCCCCTATTAAAGCAATTTTGGCAACAACAAGGCCAAGTTTCCGGGGTAATGCACTGTTGGGGAGGAACTCCCGAAGAACAGCAGGAGTTTCTGAAGTTGGGTCTGTATATCAGTTTTAGCGGAACCGTTACCTTTAAAAACGCAATTGCTATTCAGGAATGCGCTCGTCTAGTTCCGTCTGATCGAATTTTAATTGAAACAGACTGTCCTTTTCTAGCGCCTGTTCCTCAACGGGGAAAACGCAACGAACCCGCCTTTGTGCGCCATGTTGCCGAAACCGTTGCCCGAGTGCGGGACATTTCCCTAGAAACCCTATCTCAACAAACCACGAATAATGCCTGTCAACTCTTTCAGTTATCAGTTATCAGTTAA
- the rpoB gene encoding RNA polymerase beta subunit — translation MASLTHNEPTFVLPDLIEIQRSSFRWFLEAGLIEELESFSPITDYTGKLELHFLAKDYKLKRPKYDVDEAKRRDSTYAVQMYVPTRLINKETGEIKEQEVFIGDLPLMTERGTFIINGAERVIVNQIVRSPGVYYKSEIDKNGRRTYSASLIPNRGAWLKFETDKNDLVWVRIDKTRKLSAQVLLKALGLTNNEIFDALRHPEYFEKTIEREGEFSEDDALMELYRKLRPGEPPTVAGGEQLLNNRFFDAKRYDLGRVGRYKLNKKLRLTIPDTTRVLTSVDILSAIDYLINLEFDIGETDDIDHLGNRRVRSVGELLQNQIRVGLNRLERIIRERMTVSDADALTPASLVNPKPLVAAIKEFFGSSQLSQFMDQTNPLAELTHKRRLSALGPGGLTRERAGFAVRDIHPSHYGRICPIETPEGPNAGLIGSLATLARVNPYGFIATPYNKVENGKVRLDLPAVYMTADEEDDLRVAPGDISTDAEGTILGDIVPVRYRQEFTTTTPMQVDYAAVSPVQIVSVATSLIPFLEHDDANRALMGSNMQRQAVPLLRPERPLVGTGLEAQAARDSGMVIVSRMDGEISYIDGSRIIVKSLTVDADSNSSEESFLIREYDDLDLKTKQPSVWKQKYAGYIEYELQKYQRSNQDTCLNQRPLVYEGDQVVAGQVLADGSSTEGAELALGHNILVTYMPWEGYNYEDAILISERLVQEDIYTSIHVEKYEIEARQTKLGPEEITREIPNVGEDSLRQLDGNGIIRVGAWVESGDILVGKVTPKGESDQPPEEKLLRAIFGEKARDVRDNSLRVPNGEKGRVVDVRVFTREQGDELPPGANMVVRVYVAQKRKIQVGDKMAGRHGNKGIVSRILPIEDMPYLPDGRAVDIVLNPLGVPSRMNVGQIFECLLGWAGQNLKKRFKVVPFDEMHGPEMSRETVHGKLKEARDKTKKDWLFNENYPGKSIVYDGRTGEPFDQPVTVGIAYMLKLVHLVDDKIHARSTGPYSLVTQQPLGGKAQQGGQRFGEMEVWALEAFGAAYTLQELLTVKSDDMQGRNEALNAIVKGKTIPRPGTPESFKVLMRELQSLCLDIAVHKVETTDEGGSRDVEVDLMADIPVTRMTYTSNNFAPAKPTYDLSSSVEEDE, via the coding sequence ATGGCAAGTCTAACCCATAACGAACCCACTTTTGTACTCCCTGACTTAATTGAAATTCAACGGTCAAGTTTTCGTTGGTTTTTAGAAGCAGGGCTAATTGAAGAATTAGAAAGTTTTTCCCCCATTACCGACTATACCGGGAAACTAGAACTCCATTTTTTAGCCAAAGATTATAAACTTAAACGTCCTAAATATGACGTTGATGAAGCCAAACGGCGGGATAGTACCTATGCCGTTCAAATGTACGTTCCGACTCGTTTAATTAATAAAGAAACTGGAGAAATTAAAGAACAAGAAGTCTTTATTGGGGACTTACCCCTAATGACAGAACGGGGAACTTTTATTATCAATGGGGCTGAACGAGTTATCGTCAACCAAATTGTCAGAAGTCCTGGGGTTTATTATAAATCTGAAATTGATAAAAACGGCCGACGGACATATAGTGCGTCCCTAATTCCCAACCGAGGTGCCTGGTTAAAATTTGAAACCGATAAAAATGACTTAGTGTGGGTCAGAATTGATAAAACCCGCAAACTATCCGCCCAGGTTTTATTAAAAGCCTTGGGACTCACCAATAACGAAATTTTTGATGCCCTGCGCCATCCCGAATACTTTGAAAAGACCATTGAACGGGAAGGGGAATTTAGCGAAGACGATGCCTTAATGGAACTGTACCGCAAACTCCGTCCAGGGGAACCCCCAACGGTGGCTGGTGGAGAACAGTTACTCAATAATCGCTTTTTTGATGCCAAACGCTATGACCTAGGCCGAGTCGGACGCTATAAACTCAATAAAAAACTGCGGCTGACCATTCCCGATACCACCCGGGTTCTAACCTCCGTGGATATTTTATCGGCGATTGATTATTTAATTAACCTAGAATTTGATATTGGTGAAACCGATGATATTGACCACTTAGGAAATCGTCGTGTCCGGTCAGTGGGAGAACTGCTGCAAAACCAAATTCGGGTCGGTTTAAACCGCTTAGAAAGAATTATCCGAGAACGGATGACCGTGAGTGATGCCGATGCCTTAACCCCAGCATCCTTAGTCAACCCCAAACCCCTAGTGGCTGCCATTAAAGAATTCTTCGGTAGTTCCCAATTATCGCAGTTTATGGATCAGACCAATCCCTTAGCGGAACTGACCCACAAACGGCGCCTATCTGCCCTCGGCCCCGGGGGACTAACCAGGGAACGGGCCGGGTTTGCTGTCCGAGATATTCACCCCAGTCACTACGGTCGGATTTGTCCGATTGAAACCCCGGAAGGGCCCAACGCTGGATTAATTGGATCTTTAGCAACTTTGGCGCGGGTGAACCCCTACGGATTTATTGCCACCCCCTATAACAAAGTTGAAAACGGCAAAGTCCGCTTAGATTTACCTGCGGTGTACATGACCGCCGACGAAGAAGACGATTTACGGGTGGCACCTGGGGATATTAGCACCGATGCCGAGGGAACGATTTTAGGGGATATTGTTCCGGTGCGGTATCGCCAGGAATTCACCACCACAACTCCCATGCAGGTGGACTATGCCGCGGTATCTCCGGTACAGATTGTCTCTGTCGCCACCTCCTTAATTCCTTTCTTGGAACATGACGACGCGAACAGGGCATTGATGGGGTCTAATATGCAACGGCAAGCCGTCCCTCTCCTCCGTCCCGAACGGCCCTTAGTGGGAACCGGATTAGAAGCCCAAGCCGCCCGGGATAGTGGGATGGTGATTGTTTCGCGTATGGACGGGGAGATCAGTTATATTGACGGATCTCGGATTATTGTCAAATCCCTGACGGTAGATGCCGATTCAAATTCCAGCGAGGAAAGTTTCCTGATTCGCGAATACGACGATCTCGACCTCAAAACCAAACAGCCCTCGGTATGGAAGCAAAAATACGCTGGCTATATCGAGTACGAACTGCAAAAATATCAACGTTCTAACCAAGATACTTGTTTAAACCAGCGTCCCTTGGTTTATGAAGGAGATCAGGTGGTAGCGGGTCAGGTATTAGCCGATGGTTCCTCCACCGAAGGGGCAGAACTAGCTTTAGGTCATAATATTCTGGTGACTTATATGCCCTGGGAGGGATATAACTACGAAGACGCGATTTTAATTAGTGAGCGTTTAGTCCAAGAGGATATTTACACCTCCATCCACGTTGAAAAATACGAAATTGAAGCCCGACAAACCAAACTTGGCCCGGAAGAAATTACCCGGGAAATTCCCAACGTCGGGGAAGACTCCCTGCGACAACTGGATGGGAATGGGATTATCCGAGTTGGGGCCTGGGTAGAGTCCGGGGATATTTTAGTCGGGAAAGTCACACCCAAAGGGGAATCCGACCAACCCCCCGAAGAAAAATTACTCAGGGCAATTTTCGGAGAAAAAGCCCGGGACGTGCGGGATAACTCCCTACGGGTTCCCAACGGCGAAAAAGGTCGGGTTGTAGATGTGCGGGTGTTCACCCGGGAACAGGGGGATGAGTTACCGCCTGGGGCGAATATGGTGGTGCGGGTATATGTGGCGCAAAAACGCAAAATCCAAGTCGGGGACAAAATGGCCGGACGCCACGGCAACAAAGGAATTGTGTCTCGGATTCTCCCCATTGAGGATATGCCCTATTTGCCCGATGGTCGGGCTGTGGATATTGTTCTTAATCCCTTGGGTGTACCCAGTCGGATGAACGTCGGCCAAATCTTTGAATGTTTATTAGGGTGGGCGGGTCAAAACCTGAAAAAACGGTTTAAAGTGGTTCCCTTTGATGAAATGCACGGCCCGGAAATGTCACGGGAAACCGTTCACGGGAAGTTAAAAGAAGCCCGGGATAAAACCAAGAAAGATTGGTTATTTAACGAAAACTATCCGGGGAAAAGCATCGTTTATGACGGTCGCACCGGAGAACCCTTTGACCAACCCGTCACCGTGGGGATTGCCTATATGTTGAAACTGGTTCACCTGGTTGATGATAAGATTCACGCCCGGTCTACTGGCCCTTACTCTTTGGTGACTCAGCAACCCTTGGGAGGGAAAGCCCAACAAGGAGGACAACGATTTGGAGAAATGGAGGTTTGGGCATTGGAAGCCTTCGGAGCAGCCTATACCTTGCAGGAGTTGTTAACGGTGAAATCCGACGATATGCAGGGACGCAACGAAGCCCTCAACGCCATTGTCAAGGGTAAAACCATTCCCCGTCCTGGGACACCGGAATCCTTTAAGGTGTTGATGCGGGAGTTGCAGTCGTTGTGTTTGGATATTGCGGTACATAAAGTGGAAACCACCGACGAAGGTGGAAGTCGAGATGTGGAAGTAGACTTAATGGCTGATATCCCAGTCACCCGGATGACCTACACCTCCAATAACTTTGCCCCCGCTAAACCTACTTATGATTTAAGTAGTTCAGTCGAAGAAGACGAATAA